One part of the Lotus japonicus ecotype B-129 chromosome 2, LjGifu_v1.2 genome encodes these proteins:
- the LOC130740631 gene encoding uncharacterized protein LOC130740631 yields the protein MAADEDICMSDLKSQLSQLHDTWKQEIERSQSQMDLLQAKLMEVKDCIQGSDGDAKKELEVLLRRVNTSATLLTYLKSKARLMAVPHLAHTSCGIKPLEGVGFVDKNGTPLSGWSSDVELSSFNDADEESWIGISRQHGFLDEQDAAYIGDVLKSVNMVGDVMEVLVKRVLLAESETAVEKEKASLCQEEIKRKSARLENMSMKLEEMQHFVLSTNSIINEMQQRVEDLVEETTRQSQRAAENEEELSRVKQEFESLKSYVSGLITVRETLLSSEKQFQTIEKLFEKLVAKTTQLEGEKMQKEAEVQKLMEENVKLNAQLDKKEAQLLALNEQCKVMALSASNM from the exons ATGGCAGCAGATGAAGATATTTGCATGTCAGATTTGAAGTCTCAGCTGAGTCAATTACATGACACATGGAAGCAGGAAATTGAAAGAAGCCAATCCCAAATGGATTTATTGCAAGCAAAGCTTATGGAGGTAAAGGATTGCATACAGGGTTCAGATGGAGATGCAAAAAAGGAGTTGGAGGTTCTTTTGCGAAGAGTCAATACTTCTGCTACATTGTTGACATACTTAAAATCAAAAGCTAGACTCATGGCTGTTCCTCATCTAGCCCATACATCTTGTGGCATCAAACCATTAGAGGGGGTAGGCTTTGTCGACAAAAATGGGACGCCATTATCAGGTTGGTCCAGCGATGTTGAGCTTTCTTCATTTAATGACGCAGATGAAGAATCTTGGATAGGAATTAGCCGTCAGCATGGTTTCTTAGATGAACAGGATGCAGCTTATATAGGTGATGTACTCAAATCTGTAAACATGGTTGGAGATGTGATGGAAGTCCTTGTCAAAAGGGTTTTATTGGCAGAATCAGAAACTGCAGTGGAGAAGGAAAAAGCAAGTTTATGTCAGGAAGAAATTAAGCGGAAGTCTGCCCGGTTAGAGAATATGTCTATGAAATTAGAGGAGATGCAGCATTTTGTTTTGAGTACCAACAGTATTATAAATGAGATGCAGCAGAGAGTTGAGGATTTGGTTGAAGAGACAACCAGACAGAGCCAGCGAGCTGCTGAAAATGAAGAAGAGCTTTCTAGAGTGAAGCAGGAATTTGAGTCTCTGAAATCATATGTTAGCGGTCTAATCACAGTAAGAGAAACATTACTATCTTCAGAGAAGCAATTTCAAACTATTGAGAAGCTGTTTGAAAA GCTAGTTGCAAAGACTACTCAATTAGAGGGTGAGAAAATGCAGAAAGAGGCTGAAGTTCAGAAACTGATGGAAGAGAATGTGAAGTTGAATGCACAGCTTGACAAGAAAGAGGCTCAACTTTTGGCTTTGAATGAACAATGCAAAGTAATGGCCTTGAGCGCTTCAAACATGTAA